In Ascaphus truei isolate aAscTru1 chromosome 5, aAscTru1.hap1, whole genome shotgun sequence, one genomic interval encodes:
- the LOC142495336 gene encoding sodium-coupled monocarboxylate transporter 1-like gives MSTPGDIGSFTVWDYVVFAAMLLISAIIGIYYAFAGGGQKTSADFLMGGRSMTAVPVALSLTASFMSAVTVLGTPSEVYRFGAMFSIFGITYTLVVIITSEVYLPVFYRLGITSTYEYLELRFNKYVRLLGTGLFIIQTILYTGIVIYAPALALNQVTGFNLWGAVVATGVVCTFYCTMGGLKAVVWTDVFQVGIMVAGFSSVIIRTVVVKGGIAPILNDSYYGDRLNFWDFDPNPLQRHTFWTIVIGGTFTWTGIYGVNQSQVQRYIACKNRFQAKMSLYINLLGLWAILACAVLSGLGMYSIYRDCDPWSAKFVSAPDQLMPYLALDILRDYPGLPGLFVACAYSGTLSTVSSSINALAAVTVEDLIRPYFKSLNETKLSWISKGTSLVYGVICIAMAALASLMGGLLQAALSIFGMVGGPLLGLFTLGILFPFANPTGAIVGLLFGFTVSLWVGIGSQIYSPLLIRSLPKNLSIAGCNFTSIQSNWTSTTALPVLTTLISEAQERPALADNWYSLSYLYFSTIGTIVAVAVGVIVSLLTGGLKQNIHPDFLLTSQDFSYAEFFSSCCKAKETEEVKVLNWKPHFDADPDVAPGTDNPAFNHLEMHDTEKKEKMNGIHT, from the exons ATGAGCACCCCGGGGGACATCGGCTCCTTCACAGTGTGGGACTATGTGGTGTTTGCCGCTATGCTGCTCATCTCTGCGATCATTGGGATCTATTACGCGTTTGCAGGGGGCGGACAGAAGACCTCCGCGGACTTCCTAATGGGGGGAAGGAGTATGACCGCAGTGCCGGTGGCGCTGTCCCTCACTGCCAGCTTCATGTCTGCTGTCACAGTGCTGGGGACGCCGTCAGAAGTCTACAGATTCGGGGCCATGTTCAGCATCTTTGGGATCACTTACACCTTGGTGGTGATCATCACCTCAGAAGTCTACCTGCCAGTGTTCTACAGACTGGGCATCACCAGCACTTACGAG TACCTTGAACTACGATTTAATAAATACGTGCGACTCCTTGGGACTGGGCTTTTCATTATACAAACG ATTTTGTATACTGGAATTGTTATTTATGCTCCTGCTTTGGCATTGAATCAAG TCACGGGGTTTAACTTGTGGGGTGCTGTCGTTGCAACTGGAGTGGTGTGTACTTTCTACtgtacaatg GGAGGCCTTAAAGCGGTAGTGTGGACGGACGTATTTCAAGTTGGAATTATGGTTGCTGGATTTTCATCTGTAATTATACGAACTGTGGTTGTCAAAGGAGGAATCGCCCCTATTTTAAATGATTCCTACTATGGAGATAGGTTAAATTTTTGGGA TTTCGATCCTAACCCACTGCAGAGACACACTTTTTGGACCATTGTCATTGGAGGAACCTTTACTTGGACCGGAATCTATGGTGTCAACCAGTCCCAAGTCCAGAGATATATTGCATGCAAAAACAGATTTCAAGCAAAAAT GTCTCTATATATAAATCTTCTTGGACTCTGGGCAATCCTGGCCTGTGCAGTATTAAGTGGACTGGGCATGTACTCAATCTATCGTGACTGTGATCCCTGGTCTGCCAAGTTCGTATCAGCCCCAGATCAG CTTATGCCTTACCTGGCACTGGACATTCTGCGAGACTATCCAGGACTTCCGGGACTGTTTGTAGCCTGTGCTTACAGTGGAACGTTAAG TACTGTTTCCTCCAGTATCAATGCTTTAGCTGCCGTTACAGTTGAAGATCTTATAAGACCTTATTTCAAATCTCTCAATGAAACAAAATTGTCTTGGATTTCCAAAGGAACAA GTCTCGTatatggggttatatgtattgccatggcTGCTTTGGCATCTCTTATGGGTGGCTTGTTACAG gcagCTCTCTCTATTTTTGGTATGGTTGGAGGCCCGTTGCTGGGGCTGTTTACCCTGGGTATCCTCTTCCCCTTTGCAAACCCAACT ggtGCCATAGTTGGTCTCCTGTTTGGATTTACAGTTTCATTGTGGGTTGGTATTGGGTCTCAGATTTATTCTCCTCTTCTCATAAGAAGTTTGCCCAAAAACCTTTCAATAGCAGGCTGCAATTTCACCAGCATACAAAGCAACTGGACTTCAACCACAGCACTCCCTGTGCTAACAACCTTAATAAGTGAAGCACAAGagag ACCCGCCCTGGCAGATAACTGGTACTCATTGTCCTATCTATACTTCAGCACTATCGGTACGATAGTTGCTGTGGCTGTGGGTGTAATAGTCAGCCTCTTAACAG GAGGATTAAAGCAAAATATACACCCTGATTTCCTGTTAACATCTCAAGACTTTTCCTACGCTGAGTTTTTTTCTTCATGCTGTAAAGCTAAAGAA ACTGAGGAAGTAAAAGTTTTGAATTGGAAACCCCACTTTGATGCAGATCCAGACGTAGCTCCCGGGACAGATAATCCTGCTTTTAATCACCTTGAAATGCACGACACAGAAAAAAAGGAGAAGATGAATGGAATTCACACATAA